The following nucleotide sequence is from Homalodisca vitripennis isolate AUS2020 unplaced genomic scaffold, UT_GWSS_2.1 ScUCBcl_9475;HRSCAF=17978, whole genome shotgun sequence.
AACAGTATCACTTAAATGTTCTTATCAAAATCTatacaaaacttagttttaattattactgttactgtttttttttacttcacttAACATTGCCAAGTGtccaataaaatgtttacattatacaACTATTTAAATAGAGCATATACAATAACAAGACCTAACATCCTGAATTGAACTTTAAACtatcattattaaattttcattatgtaaatataaacatttatattcaaagtaaaatgtataaatgagaTCCATTGTGCCATGTATATTTTACGAATTTTGCCAAACTGAAAGTTGATAGGAATTTGGGAATTCATAAAAGATTAGCATAAACATGGTAAGCTAGGTTTCTAAATATTCGAGTCACCATACCAGAAGTTGTCTTCCGTCTTCACTGATGAATACACTCTCCAACGTTTGCTGAATGTAGACTCCATCTTCCAAGTCTTCGATATAACTGTTAATGTCAGTGGCAAACTTCTGGATGTTCTCAAAAGCCACAATAAAATCTTGTCAGAAGATCTATGTGGTTTCTCTCTGAGTTCTTCATCCAAATCTTGGAGAATCTAAACATCAGAGCAGATGTTAATGATTCTAAACTTCAGCACACTTTAATGACAATTACTTAAGCAATACTTTAATGAGAGTTTATCAAGATATAACTTTAGTGTGAATTTCTCTTTGATAAGGGAGCAGAGCTTGAGAAGGATAAGTATCATTTAAAGAAGTATGAATATGTTTATTGACTGTTCCATCTACTTTAAtatacaatcattttattttacgatacacataatatatttatcatatgagaataaaataataataattcacttctatattgttagaatttaaagttttatatgtatatataattatatctatatatatatatatataaaagaaagtcgtgttagttacactatttataactcaagaacggctgaaccgatttggctgaaaattggtagggaggtagctaaggactgagagaaggacataggataacTTTTTTACCCCGTTCCCGATttaggattccgccccactggtctctaaaagttacggaaatacccgtaagaaatgcattgcaacaaacatatgttattaagtgaaagagcctgttcaaatttaatcagctgttctttgtaaacatatataatgtgacaaacaaatatgtttatataatttaattacgattttaaatttctttacatttatagtttgaaagcataaagtaagcttaagagaatcagcaaattttgtttcaaccgtttctgcaatcactgttaagcatagactttactatccagataatacaattcaaatcttacgtctcgtgcttgatcagaagagcaatgcagatatcaaaattactatcttacgttggctacaaatataaagaatgttataaaacctaccttagttttttttttacagaagtatggttctcagaactccgtgcatacatattctctcgatcgagacaacaaagcaagctcaataatGGCAATCGgatatatgagtataaataatttgatccagaagtgatacacgcgcaaagcctaaaataaaaaccatacgctatttcgtttaacatctggagcttcataatcattagactgtaataatatgtacctaatatatgcctattttcgtttcaaaattacattgagtgccatcatttattacattgtaatgtgtgcaaatgaattcgacttttgactcctgtccacgctgggctaatatagttcaattatatacaaaaatcatagaatattagagaaaaattccagttatttcacaagtgcatattgagactgttttaaaattttaatcttaaatagttcatgagcttggagtatctttcagtgactatttatctcagaagggtaataaggacgttcaaaagaaatatgcctcctatgtcccaatttttctgcaggaaatcgcgtgcgaagctgtgggtaactgggtatctggttgtaattggtattttattgaaaatcaagagttttcgttataaaatactacgaatgtattgacgaactagctgtttaCCCACGGCTAATCGCGCATagttgcttttactaagtaatataaggacttttctaaagattgtgtgtgaagccgcgggtaacagctagtatatatatatatatatatatcacatattatttttcatgatattatttagccattaataattaatttctgttatataaattgttatatggttaggatattttaattatattgacgAGTCATCTGTTCATTGTTAATTTTGTCCACTACGTTATGTGACCATAagtttcttttcttattttgaatATCATACATTttgaattggaaattttaatatagcAAAAATTATAAGgtctaattataataaaaagtttctaGATTCTCTCTACAACCTATTCAAGCTTCCCAAAAGATTTGGATATTGCCAAAAGTTTTAAAGCCACACTACATgcaaatgtaaaataaagaacGAGATGGCGTACTGAACTAGAGATGTTTAATGGGAGTTTTGGATGATATATTTTTTCAGCATCTACTGTTCAGGACCGATCTGATTGCTAGTGACTTTCAAatagttatacatatatatgaaaaaGTGGCTTGACTATAAAAGCTTTGGCTCTTGGAAATTCAAGATACAGTAAACAGATGGCTGTGACCTAAGATGgtatagaatttttatttctgaagAAACTTTGAAAAAGTACTTCAgtacaaacaaatgttttaaatttgtctaGGAAATGACACCAAAAAAggtaaagaataaatttacttgTCTAATCCAGTGTGATTCCTAATAGAAATGAATAACTGGTTTGACTTTGTAGCAAAAAGGCTCATACAACAAACTAcagatattttttttcaattttggactGTGAATTATCggagaaaaatatagtttaaggATTATATCTGAATAAAAAAAGTTCTGATCCCAAAGTAAACTTACCAGGCTGCTTTCTATCTTCTTATCAATCTCATCTGGAGCCTTGAAGTAAGCGAAGTCTAGTATCAAACCAGAATACTTTTGTTGGTCTTGTTTCGTATCAAATCTGAAAGAAGTTCACGGTATAAGTAAAGGAATAGTGGGTGTAGAGAATTTTCTCTTGAGGTTACAAATATCTTATACTATTCACATGTTTCACATAttgcttttaaaaacaaacacgcCAATAAAAGTTGGATGTTGTCAATTCAGCAAAAGCTGACTTTTTTCAAGAAACAAAAGCTATTGAATCAAATTCATAAGAGGATACATAAAGTAGTGCTTGATAAAATATTCTTCCCAAAAAGCACAA
It contains:
- the LOC124374656 gene encoding WASH complex subunit 5-like; amino-acid sequence: MADDFLAENNNCGQTLLHLVSRGNAIIAELLRLKDYIPPVFKFDTKQDQQKYSGLILDFAYFKAPDEIDKKIESSLILQDLDEELREKPHRSSDKILLWLLRTSRSLPLTLTVISKTWKMESTFSKRWRVYSSVKTEDNFCVKQFTCLALCCWLVDLHIPGDIRERMLVSYYRYSAQRTMLAAMWMTCANYCVLPA